The proteins below come from a single Alligator mississippiensis isolate rAllMis1 chromosome 2, rAllMis1, whole genome shotgun sequence genomic window:
- the MTUS1 gene encoding microtubule-associated tumor suppressor 1 isoform X3: protein MGCSSSRTCLAAPCAAAGREEALKHHEELSQELVNLRGELVTTSAACEKLEKDRNELQAAYEGFVQKLNQQHQNDLAELEERLKEFYTAECEKLQSICIEEAEKYKEQLQKQVDNLNITHENFKLELETSHSEKIKELKKEYESSFSELKNAHELERKSLEASFREKQESLEKKIDELKQDNDSLNEKLNLEEQKRIAKEKANLKNPQIMYLEQELESLKAVLEIKNEKLHQQDIKLMKMERLGENNTTLMDKLKKIQQENEELKARMNKHVELSRQLSTEQAVLQESLEKESKVNKRLSMENEELLWKLHNGDLCSPRKLSPSSPSMPFQSPRNSGTFSSPTVSPR from the exons atgggctgctccagcagcaggacgTGCCTGGCGGCCCCCTGCGCCGCGGCCGGG AGGGAGGAAGCGCTGAAACATCATGAAGAGTTATCTCAAGAGCTTGTTAACCTACGAGGAGAGCTGG TAACCACTTCTGCAGCTTGTGAGAAATTGGAGAAAGACCGGAATGAGTTGCAAGCTGCTTACGAAGGATTCGTGCAAAAGCTAAATCAGCAACACCAAAATGATCTAGCAGAGCTGGAGGAAAGGCTTAAAGAGTTTTACACTGCTGAGTGTGAGAAATTACAAAGTATCTGCATTGAAGAAGCTGAAAAATATAAAGAACAACTTCAAAAGCAG GTTGACAATTTAAACATTACACATGAAAACTTTAAGCTAGAACTTGAAACCAGCCactcagaaaaaataaaagagctgAAGAAGGAATATGAATCCTCTTTTTCAG AACTCAAGAATGCCCATGAACTGGAAAGGAAATCACTTGAGGCTTCCTTTAGagagaaacaggaatcattagaG aaaaaaaTAGATGAATTGAAACAGGACAATGACTCTCTGAATGAAAAGTTGAACTTGGAAGAGCAAAAACGAATAgccaaagaaaaagcaaatctt AAAAATCCTCAGATTATGTATCTGGAACAAGAACTGGAAAGTCTGAAAGCAGTGTTGGAGATCAAGAATGAGAAACTACATCAGCAAGATATAAAATTGATGAAGATGGAAAGACTG GGGGAAAATAACACAACCTTAATGGATAAGTTGAAGAAGATTCAGCAGGAGAATGAAGAATTAAAAGCTCGGATGAACAAACACGTGGAACTTTCCAG GCAACTTTCCACAGAGCAAGCAGTCCTGCAGGAATCTCTAGAGAAAGAATCAAAAGTAAACAAACGTCTGTCAATGGAAAACGAAGAACTGCTGTGGAAACTACATAATGGGGACCTTTGCAGCCCTAGAAAACTGTCGCCCAGTTCTCCATCAATGCCTTTTCAGTCTCCAAGGAATTCTGGCACCTTCTCTAGTCCTACAGTATCACCAAGATGA